From the genome of Aquipuribacter hungaricus:
GGACGTCGCCGACGCTGAAGCGCACGGCCTCGAGCTCGACAGCCCCGGCCTCGACCTTGGACAGGTCCAGGACGTCGTTGACGATGGTCAGCAGGGCCCGCCCGGACCGGCTGGCTTGGCGGGCCCAGCCCGCTTGCTCCTCGGGTAGCCCAGAGCCGGACAGCAGGTCGGTCAGGCCGAGGACCCCGTTCAGGGGGGTTCGGATCTCGTGGCTCATGGTGGCGAGGAAGGCGGTCTTGGCCCGCGAGGCGCGGTCCCGTTCCTCTGCCAGAGCGTGCGCCTGCCGGGTGGTCTCCTCCAGCCGCGCCACGAGCCGTCGCCGGTCGTCGCGCTGCAGGGCCAGGACGAGCGTCACCAGCCCCACGACGGACACGCACGCCTGGGCCAGCAGCACCCGGTTGACGGGCGAGGCGGCACCGAAGGGACCCAGGCCCTGCAGCGTGCTGACGACCATGAGGACGCCCGCGAGCAGCACGTGGACCGCGGCGAACGTGGTGTGGAAGCGCAGCGCGATCCACATGCTCAGCGGCAGCGGCAGGAACGCCAGAGGGAGGTTGGAGTCCAGGGCGAACACGGAGAGGTAGCCGACCGAGATGACGACGCCCGCCACCACCAGCTCTGCCCACACCCGCCACCCCTGCCGGGGATGCCGTTCTTGGGGGTCGGCCAGCCTGAGCGCCGGCGCGGCGAACACGAACACGCTCGCGGCGTTGCGCAGCGTCCATGCCCCCGCCGTCGGCAGCAGCGCCGCGTCCTGCAGCAGCCACAGCCCGACAGGGCCGATCAGGGCCGCCACGAGGGACCCGGCCGTCGAGGCCAGGACGAGGGCTGCGAGGTCCTGGGTGTGCCGCAGCCGGAACGGCTCGTGACCGCTCGCACGCTGGAGCCCGACCAGGACCAGGCACACCACCAGGGACTGCACGACGTTGGCGACCGCGAACACCACCGCCATCTCCCAGCTGACCCCGGTCAGGTGGTTGATCACACCGGCCACCACCGCCAGGAGGGAGCCGGCGATCAGCACCCGGCGCGGACGCCCCCACGACGCGGCGACCCACAGCACACCCACCGCTGCCGCAGGCCACACCAGCGCCAGCTGGGTCCCCTCCACCCGGGTCGCACGCCCTAGAGCGACCGCACCGGCGTAGAGCACGAGGAAGAACACCGTGGTCAGGACCGGGTGCCCCGAACGCAAGCCATCGAGCCTGGCCGCGATGCCACCGCCAGCCCCCGTCACCCCTGGCCCATCTACCTCACCCACCGCATCCACCTGTGAGGTGTCGACACCTCGCCCGGCCGGGTCGAGCCCCCGTACGTGTGACACGGCCCAGCCGAGACCCTCTCCCGTCGCCGCTGCCTACCTGGGCGGCGCCGCCCGCCCGGGACTCAGGTCCCCGTCAGGACGGCCCGATAGCCAGCGCAAGGTTCGGTCCGGGTGTCGCGTCCAGTGTCGGTTGAGTAGGGGCGAGATGAGCACAGCAGGGCACGGCGCACGCCAGCAGCAGGCAGCCGCTCGACGCAGCGTCGAGGAGGCCGAGCGGAAGCTCGCCGCCGCCAGGGCCCGCGAGCACGCCTGGTCCGCCGGCGCCGCCGGCGAGGAGCAGGTCGCCGACACCCTCGCCGGCCTCGCTCAGCTGGGGTGGGTCGTCCTGCACGACGTGGCCTGGCCCGGACGGGCCCGCGCCAACCTCGACCACGTCCTCATCGGACCCGGCGGCGTCCTCGTCGTGGACACCAAGAACTGGTCAGGCACCGTCACCGTCGACACCGACCGGGGCCTGCGCAGCAACGGCTACCGCAAGACCAAGGAGATCGAGGCGGTCCAGACCGCCCGGCAGGCGCTGCTTACCCTGGTCCCCGCCCTGCCCCCCGAGGTCGTCGCCGGCCTGATCTGCCTCGCCGCCCAGGACCAGGAACCCGTCCTCCTGGACGGCGTCGTGGTGGTCGGGCGCGGGCAGCTGCTGCAGCACGTACTCCAGCGGTCGGCCGTGCTGGGCGCCCAGGCCGTGATGGAGACCGCCATGACGCTCGGGACCGCCCTGCGACGGCAGCCCCAGGACCGCATTCCCGCCCAGGCGGGCCCCGGCCGGGCGCCCCGGAACACCGCGAAGCCCCGCGCCGGCTCGACACGCCCACGCAAGCGTCCAGCCCGTAGCGCCCGCGCCGGCGTCCTCAAGCTCGCGGCCTTCGGTGTCGTCCTCGGTGCACTCGTGCTCTTCCCCGACGAGGTGTGGCGGGCGTACATGTCGGTGGTCACCGCCGTCGTCACGCCCGTCGCCGACGACCTCACCCAGGACCTCCTCGGGAACGTGGTTCCCACGACAGCCCCGGCCCCCTGACCAGCCATCCCCCCGCGTTCAGCCCTGCCCCGTGGGTGGCCCTCCCGCAGGCCGCGGCCTTTCCGATCCGGTCTACGACAGCGCCATCAGGCTGATAGGTGCTCCACTCCTGTCCGGAGGAAGCGCGGGCGGCTAGCCCTAGACCGGAAGACAGTCCAGGCGGAAGAGGTCGGTCAGACTCCTGCTTTCCAGGGCCCGTCGCACTGCTCGGTCCCCGAACCAGTACCCGGCGCGCGACGGTACCGAGACCGGCTGGGCGGCCCCCTCGAACAGCCGGCCCAGGACGGCTGGGTCCCGCGTCTCCAACGCGGCCACCGCGACAGCCTCGATGGCCCCTGCTCGTCGTTCGCAGTCCTGCACCCACGCGTCGTGGTCACCGTCGAACCAGAAGTACGCGGACGCGGTGAGGCCAGGGCACAGCTCTCGTGACACCGCGACCGCCAGGCCCTCGATGAACGCCATCTCCCCCACGGAAGCCGGCCAGGTGATGCCCGACGCACGGGCGTGCGCGACGTGAGCCGCCTCGTGCGCGACCAGGACAGCGTCATAGGGCGACGGCGGGAAGTTCTCCAACGCCAAAAACAGGGCCGGCTCCCCCGCGTACGGGGCGACCCAGCCGTTGGCGGTACCGCCACCCACCATCAGCACCGTCGGCAGCCACGGCCGGTCCAACAAGCCGCGCTCGTGCATCGCCGCGGCGGTGGACCGCACCAGGCCGGCTGCCCGTCCCTCCCGCTCCTGGATGCCCCCGACAAGGGCTTCGACAGTGTCGGCGGCCTCACTCCGCAGGCTGGGATCGCCCCGGCCGTCGTAGTAGACGTCGAAGACATCGCGATGGGCGGCCTCGTACCGGTCGGCCCACGCCGCCTGGCGCGGGCCACCTGCTGGCACCTCGAGCAGGCGCATGTAGGCCGGTGTGGTCGTCGTAAAGATGGCAGCCCCCGCACTCGGATCCGCATACATCCCGGTCGTCCTGACCGGGGTCCCACCGGCCTTAGCCCGGCACGGTAGCTCGACCAGGCGACGCCGGGCGCAGGTCGCCCCGGTCCGCGTGACCGGTCGGCTCGCTGCCGTGTCGCCTGTGAAGTCCTCGGCGACGGCTGGCCGGGGCGCGTCCGTCGTTTTCCACATGAAGACCCGTCCCGATCGCCGATCCTCTTGTGGCCCAGCCCGGCACGGCCCCTGGTCCCAGCGGCGGCTCCCGCACCGACGCGCACCGGTTGGGGCCGCCAGCTGGGATCTGTGTCGGGCAGCTTCACGTGTGTCCGGGCCGGCGTCAGAGCTAGGAGATGGTCGCGGTGCCCTCGGCGTCGACCCGCTCGTCGTGCAGCAGCTCGCCCGCGGCGTCGACCGGGATGTAGGTGACGTCGAACGTGATCGGGGACCCGGGCTGGTGCTCGAAGTTGTCGCCGTAGGAGAAGCGCTGACCGGGCTCGAAGGTGTAGATGCCCGCCTCGCTGTAGCCCTCCACGCTGACCCCTGGCTCGTTGATCCCCTGGGCGGCCCAGAGCTCGTCGCCGGTCAGGCCGTCCATGCCCTGCATGTAGGGCCAGTCGTCGTAGCGGGCCGAGACGTCGACCAGGGAGGGCCCCAGGTCGACGGCCGCGCCGTTGTTGCTCACGACGTAGTTGAG
Proteins encoded in this window:
- a CDS encoding ATP-binding protein is translated as MRSGHPVLTTVFFLVLYAGAVALGRATRVEGTQLALVWPAAAVGVLWVAASWGRPRRVLIAGSLLAVVAGVINHLTGVSWEMAVVFAVANVVQSLVVCLVLVGLQRASGHEPFRLRHTQDLAALVLASTAGSLVAALIGPVGLWLLQDAALLPTAGAWTLRNAASVFVFAAPALRLADPQERHPRQGWRVWAELVVAGVVISVGYLSVFALDSNLPLAFLPLPLSMWIALRFHTTFAAVHVLLAGVLMVVSTLQGLGPFGAASPVNRVLLAQACVSVVGLVTLVLALQRDDRRRLVARLEETTRQAHALAEERDRASRAKTAFLATMSHEIRTPLNGVLGLTDLLSGSGLPEEQAGWARQASRSGRALLTIVNDVLDLSKVEAGAVELEAVRFSVGDVLEDALLPVRLAADEAGVTMVVVVRPSLRQDRVGDPSRLRQVITNLASNAVRFTEQGSVVVTVGGDEEQVWLQVADTGIGMSEEQQARLFQPFTQADASVTRRCGGTGLGLAIAGGLIQRMGGTITVTSAPGRGSTFRVDVPLPCASPEVGGRVAAGAAGRVPGPRPPGTSSPARRAGDPVGQAEPGMRVLVAEDNEVNQLVAKMTLRRAGVQVDVVGDGQQALEALRAGRYDGVLLDLQMPVLDGIRTVESLRATETEEGSARLPVFAMTASVLATDRDACLQAGMDGVLPKPWNAEQLTAVLDHIARNRRTAATTA
- a CDS encoding nuclease-related domain-containing protein; protein product: MSTAGHGARQQQAAARRSVEEAERKLAAARAREHAWSAGAAGEEQVADTLAGLAQLGWVVLHDVAWPGRARANLDHVLIGPGGVLVVDTKNWSGTVTVDTDRGLRSNGYRKTKEIEAVQTARQALLTLVPALPPEVVAGLICLAAQDQEPVLLDGVVVVGRGQLLQHVLQRSAVLGAQAVMETAMTLGTALRRQPQDRIPAQAGPGRAPRNTAKPRAGSTRPRKRPARSARAGVLKLAAFGVVLGALVLFPDEVWRAYMSVVTAVVTPVADDLTQDLLGNVVPTTAPAP
- a CDS encoding DUF2268 domain-containing putative Zn-dependent protease (predicted Zn-dependent protease with a strongly conserved HExxH motif), which codes for MRLLEVPAGGPRQAAWADRYEAAHRDVFDVYYDGRGDPSLRSEAADTVEALVGGIQEREGRAAGLVRSTAAAMHERGLLDRPWLPTVLMVGGGTANGWVAPYAGEPALFLALENFPPSPYDAVLVAHEAAHVAHARASGITWPASVGEMAFIEGLAVAVSRELCPGLTASAYFWFDGDHDAWVQDCERRAGAIEAVAVAALETRDPAVLGRLFEGAAQPVSVPSRAGYWFGDRAVRRALESRSLTDLFRLDCLPV